From the Musa acuminata AAA Group cultivar baxijiao chromosome BXJ3-7, Cavendish_Baxijiao_AAA, whole genome shotgun sequence genome, one window contains:
- the LOC103992121 gene encoding pentatricopeptide repeat-containing protein At4g32450, mitochondrial isoform X2, with translation MYKKKASVLTIRSLSVLFKAPPLIWQWRWLSTAAQRNDFPPDSHDGREATGEPCSNLGRSSPSGRYQSSNWCHGGEPGGVRLQNPEWLKVQNGNGFSGVVEHQRSNLGDTCGGKPYGSYRDNQMTGNGSDRSVACGSEWRTNGESFHNPNSPSQGNYSGAFDHNSNDFSRHHTVGSSKPCRSWNSQIRNGEFCQNPNSHNGKVHQEDLFQSPNIASDYKPVVNAESYQNVNDWSRSGKFYQDPNRQYDGNCQVTFGNNLNVATGHHMMGNGKPYAIEDDRNTKREPHQNFNDQYRGNYQGGFGQNPNVAAVNHTVGGGELYYRPDGGFQQQPDAHYGYNPGNIHHHPNSYSTENPEGDFSSNQEGIYSGRAADIRQIPNVFYKERPVDIQHDPFGNQREDSPVLHQGSSFSLNAAGYDQSLKCLQSTIGSASEGSPETGSSSTYKGTIEELDDFCREKKVTDAVKVLALLEENVVMVDLPRYLKLMQACDSDKFLEEARQVHNCISRRFVNVEVGVHNKILDMYFRCGSSTDAFQLFDNMPQRNLTTWDTMIMGLANNGLGEDAIDLFTQFKQKGLKPDGGLFVSIFSACGSLGAVDEGLLHFESMKKDFSIVPSMEHYVSIVDMLGRTGYLDEALEFIEQMPVEPSVDVWETLMTLSRLNGNLELGDQCAQIVERLDPSRLNEQSRKGLLLVKDSDLAKEKEKKKTLEIRSRVHEYRAGDTSHPENDKIYAQLRCLQRQMKEAGYVPDTRFVLHDVDPESKEEALLAHSERLALSYGLMTTPARTNIRIMKNLRVCGDCHNALKIISKLVGRLIIARDAKRFHHFEKGVCSCKDYW, from the exons ATGTACAAGAAGAAGGCGTCCGTTCTTACCATCCGTTCACTCTCCGTTCTCTTCAAG GCGCCGCCTTTGATCTGGCAGTGGCGGTGGCTAAGCACAGCCGCGCAACGAAACGACTTCCCGCCTGACTCTCATGACGGTCGTGAGGCTACCGGTGAGCCTTGCTCCAATCTTGGTCGGTCTTCCCCCTCTGGTCGCTATCAGAGTTCCAACTGGTGCCACGGAGGAGAGCCGGGAGGAGTTCGGCTGCAAAATCCAGAGTGGTTGAAGGTGCAGAATGGAAATGGTTTCTCCGGGGTGGTCGAGCATCAAAGGTCGAATCTTGGGGATACTTGTGGCGGAAAACCATACGGTTCTTACAGGGACAACCAGATGACTGGAAATGGTAGTGATAGATCAGTTGCTTGTGGCAGTGAATGGAGAACCAATGGAGAATCGTTTCACAACCCCAATAGTCCCTCCCAGGGGAACTATTCTGGAGCTTTTGATCATAATTCAAATGATTTCAGTAGACACCACACAGTCGGCAGCAGCAAACCATGTCGAAGTTGGAATAGCCAGATTAGGAATGGGGAATTCTGCCAAAATCCTAATAGTCATAATGGAAAGGTCCATCAAGAGGATCTTTTCCAGAGTCCAAACATTGCTAGTGACTACAAGCCTGTAGTAAATGCTGAATCATATCAAAATGTGAATGACTGGAGTAGAAGTGGGAAATTTTATCAGGACCCTAATCGACAGTATGATGGGAACTGTCAAGTGACCTTTGGAAATAATTTAAATGTTGCTACAGGACACCATATGATGGGAAATGGTAAACCATATGCAATTGAGGATGATAGGAATACGAAGAGAGAGCCTCATCAAAATTTTAATGACCAGTACAGAGGGAATTATCAAGGTGGTTTTGGGCAAAACCCAAATGTTGCTGCTGTTAATCACACAGTTggaggtggtgagctatattacaGACCAGACGGAGGATTTCAGCAGCAGCCTGATGCACATTATGGATATAATCCAGGGAATATTCATCATCATCCCAATTCTTATAGTACAGAGAATCCAGAAGGTGATTTTTCAAGTAACCAAGAAGGAATTTATTCAGGTAGAGCAGCAGATATTCGTCAGATACCTAATGTTTTTTATAAGGAAAGGCCAGTCGACATTCAGCATGACCCATTTGGAAATCAAAGAGAGGATTCTCCAGTGCTTCATCAAGgttcttctttctctctgaatGCTGCAGGATATGATCAATCATTAAAATGTTTGCAATCTACTATTGGATCAGCTTCTGAAGGATCTCCTGAAACTGGTAGTTCTAGTACATACAAGGGTACAATTGAAGAGCTGGATGATTTTTGCAGAGAGAAAAAAGTAACAGATGCTGTGAAAGTGCTGGCTTTGCTTGAGGAGAATGTTGTTATGGTGGATCTCCCAAGGTACTTAAAGTTGATGCAAGCATGTGATAGTGATAAGTTTCTTGAAGAAGCAAGACAAGTACATAATTGCATTTCACGAAGATTTGTCAATGTTGAGGTTGGAGTTCATAACAAGATTTTGGATATGTACTTCAGATGTGGTTCGTCAACCGATGCTTTCCAGCTTTTTGATAATATGCCCCAGAGGAATTTGACAACATGGGATACTATGATAATGGGTCTTGCAAATAACGGGCTTGGAGAGGATGCAATCGATCTGTTCACTCAGTTTAAACAGAAGGGATTGAAGCCAGATGGAGGTTTGTTCGTCTCCATTTTTTCTGCTTGTGGTTCTTTAGGAGCTGTTGATGAGGGGTTGTTGCACTTCGAATCAATGAAGAAGGACTTCAGCATTGTTCCTAGCATGGAACATTATGTTAGCATTGTAGATATGCTTGGAAGAACTGGATATTTGGATGAAGCTCTTGAATTCATTGAGCAGATGCCTGTTGAGCCAAGTGTTGATGTTTGGGAAACATTAATGACTCTTTCTAGACTTAATGGAAATTTGGAGCTTGGGGACCAATGTGCGCAGATTGTTGAGCGCTTAGATCCATCTAGGCTAAATGAACAGTCTCGTAAGGGTCTTCTGCTTGTTAAAGATTCAGACTTggcaaaagagaaagaaaagaaaaagactcTTGAAATTAGGAGCAGGGTTCATGAATACAGGGCAGGAGACACATCTCATCCTGAAAATGACAAGATTTACGCACAGCTAaggtgtttgcaacgtcaaatgaAAGAGGCTGGATATGTACCAGATACACGATTTGTTCTGCATGATGTTGATCCAGAATCCAAGGAGGAAGCTTTGCTCGCTCACAGTGAGAGACTGGCTCTTTCTTATGGCCTTATGACTACCCCAGCTCGGACAAATATtaggatcatgaaaaatcttcgtGTTTGTGGAGATTGCCATAATGCTCTGAAGATCATATCAAAACTCGTTGGCCGTCTAATCATTGCACGAGATGCTAAGAGATTTCATCATTTTGAGAAAGGAGTCTGCTCTTGCAAAGATTATTGGTGA
- the LOC103992121 gene encoding pentatricopeptide repeat-containing protein At4g32450, mitochondrial isoform X3, which yields MYKKKASVLTIRSLSVLFKWRWLSTAAQRNDFPPDSHDGREATGEPCSNLGRSSPSGRYQSSNWCHGGEPGGVRLQNPEWLKVQNGNGFSGVVEHQRSNLGDTCGGKPYGSYRDNQMTGNGSDRSVACGSEWRTNGESFHNPNSPSQGNYSGAFDHNSNDFSRHHTVGSSKPCRSWNSQIRNGEFCQNPNSHNGKVHQEDLFQSPNIASDYKPVVNAESYQNVNDWSRSGKFYQDPNRQYDGNCQVTFGNNLNVATGHHMMGNGKPYAIEDDRNTKREPHQNFNDQYRGNYQGGFGQNPNVAAVNHTVGGGELYYRPDGGFQQQPDAHYGYNPGNIHHHPNSYSTENPEGDFSSNQEGIYSGRAADIRQIPNVFYKERPVDIQHDPFGNQREDSPVLHQGSSFSLNAAGYDQSLKCLQSTIGSASEGSPETGSSSTYKGTIEELDDFCREKKVTDAVKVLALLEENVVMVDLPRYLKLMQACDSDKFLEEARQVHNCISRRFVNVEVGVHNKILDMYFRCGSSTDAFQLFDNMPQRNLTTWDTMIMGLANNGLGEDAIDLFTQFKQKGLKPDGGLFVSIFSACGSLGAVDEGLLHFESMKKDFSIVPSMEHYVSIVDMLGRTGYLDEALEFIEQMPVEPSVDVWETLMTLSRLNGNLELGDQCAQIVERLDPSRLNEQSRKGLLLVKDSDLAKEKEKKKTLEIRSRVHEYRAGDTSHPENDKIYAQLRCLQRQMKEAGYVPDTRFVLHDVDPESKEEALLAHSERLALSYGLMTTPARTNIRIMKNLRVCGDCHNALKIISKLVGRLIIARDAKRFHHFEKGVCSCKDYW from the exons ATGTACAAGAAGAAGGCGTCCGTTCTTACCATCCGTTCACTCTCCGTTCTCTTCAAG TGGCGGTGGCTAAGCACAGCCGCGCAACGAAACGACTTCCCGCCTGACTCTCATGACGGTCGTGAGGCTACCGGTGAGCCTTGCTCCAATCTTGGTCGGTCTTCCCCCTCTGGTCGCTATCAGAGTTCCAACTGGTGCCACGGAGGAGAGCCGGGAGGAGTTCGGCTGCAAAATCCAGAGTGGTTGAAGGTGCAGAATGGAAATGGTTTCTCCGGGGTGGTCGAGCATCAAAGGTCGAATCTTGGGGATACTTGTGGCGGAAAACCATACGGTTCTTACAGGGACAACCAGATGACTGGAAATGGTAGTGATAGATCAGTTGCTTGTGGCAGTGAATGGAGAACCAATGGAGAATCGTTTCACAACCCCAATAGTCCCTCCCAGGGGAACTATTCTGGAGCTTTTGATCATAATTCAAATGATTTCAGTAGACACCACACAGTCGGCAGCAGCAAACCATGTCGAAGTTGGAATAGCCAGATTAGGAATGGGGAATTCTGCCAAAATCCTAATAGTCATAATGGAAAGGTCCATCAAGAGGATCTTTTCCAGAGTCCAAACATTGCTAGTGACTACAAGCCTGTAGTAAATGCTGAATCATATCAAAATGTGAATGACTGGAGTAGAAGTGGGAAATTTTATCAGGACCCTAATCGACAGTATGATGGGAACTGTCAAGTGACCTTTGGAAATAATTTAAATGTTGCTACAGGACACCATATGATGGGAAATGGTAAACCATATGCAATTGAGGATGATAGGAATACGAAGAGAGAGCCTCATCAAAATTTTAATGACCAGTACAGAGGGAATTATCAAGGTGGTTTTGGGCAAAACCCAAATGTTGCTGCTGTTAATCACACAGTTggaggtggtgagctatattacaGACCAGACGGAGGATTTCAGCAGCAGCCTGATGCACATTATGGATATAATCCAGGGAATATTCATCATCATCCCAATTCTTATAGTACAGAGAATCCAGAAGGTGATTTTTCAAGTAACCAAGAAGGAATTTATTCAGGTAGAGCAGCAGATATTCGTCAGATACCTAATGTTTTTTATAAGGAAAGGCCAGTCGACATTCAGCATGACCCATTTGGAAATCAAAGAGAGGATTCTCCAGTGCTTCATCAAGgttcttctttctctctgaatGCTGCAGGATATGATCAATCATTAAAATGTTTGCAATCTACTATTGGATCAGCTTCTGAAGGATCTCCTGAAACTGGTAGTTCTAGTACATACAAGGGTACAATTGAAGAGCTGGATGATTTTTGCAGAGAGAAAAAAGTAACAGATGCTGTGAAAGTGCTGGCTTTGCTTGAGGAGAATGTTGTTATGGTGGATCTCCCAAGGTACTTAAAGTTGATGCAAGCATGTGATAGTGATAAGTTTCTTGAAGAAGCAAGACAAGTACATAATTGCATTTCACGAAGATTTGTCAATGTTGAGGTTGGAGTTCATAACAAGATTTTGGATATGTACTTCAGATGTGGTTCGTCAACCGATGCTTTCCAGCTTTTTGATAATATGCCCCAGAGGAATTTGACAACATGGGATACTATGATAATGGGTCTTGCAAATAACGGGCTTGGAGAGGATGCAATCGATCTGTTCACTCAGTTTAAACAGAAGGGATTGAAGCCAGATGGAGGTTTGTTCGTCTCCATTTTTTCTGCTTGTGGTTCTTTAGGAGCTGTTGATGAGGGGTTGTTGCACTTCGAATCAATGAAGAAGGACTTCAGCATTGTTCCTAGCATGGAACATTATGTTAGCATTGTAGATATGCTTGGAAGAACTGGATATTTGGATGAAGCTCTTGAATTCATTGAGCAGATGCCTGTTGAGCCAAGTGTTGATGTTTGGGAAACATTAATGACTCTTTCTAGACTTAATGGAAATTTGGAGCTTGGGGACCAATGTGCGCAGATTGTTGAGCGCTTAGATCCATCTAGGCTAAATGAACAGTCTCGTAAGGGTCTTCTGCTTGTTAAAGATTCAGACTTggcaaaagagaaagaaaagaaaaagactcTTGAAATTAGGAGCAGGGTTCATGAATACAGGGCAGGAGACACATCTCATCCTGAAAATGACAAGATTTACGCACAGCTAaggtgtttgcaacgtcaaatgaAAGAGGCTGGATATGTACCAGATACACGATTTGTTCTGCATGATGTTGATCCAGAATCCAAGGAGGAAGCTTTGCTCGCTCACAGTGAGAGACTGGCTCTTTCTTATGGCCTTATGACTACCCCAGCTCGGACAAATATtaggatcatgaaaaatcttcgtGTTTGTGGAGATTGCCATAATGCTCTGAAGATCATATCAAAACTCGTTGGCCGTCTAATCATTGCACGAGATGCTAAGAGATTTCATCATTTTGAGAAAGGAGTCTGCTCTTGCAAAGATTATTGGTGA
- the LOC103992121 gene encoding pentatricopeptide repeat-containing protein At4g32450, mitochondrial isoform X1, translating into MYKKKASVLTIRSLSVLFKVSSRSHPPFPPLFPSFPFGTSYENLARVTKAPPLIWQWRWLSTAAQRNDFPPDSHDGREATGEPCSNLGRSSPSGRYQSSNWCHGGEPGGVRLQNPEWLKVQNGNGFSGVVEHQRSNLGDTCGGKPYGSYRDNQMTGNGSDRSVACGSEWRTNGESFHNPNSPSQGNYSGAFDHNSNDFSRHHTVGSSKPCRSWNSQIRNGEFCQNPNSHNGKVHQEDLFQSPNIASDYKPVVNAESYQNVNDWSRSGKFYQDPNRQYDGNCQVTFGNNLNVATGHHMMGNGKPYAIEDDRNTKREPHQNFNDQYRGNYQGGFGQNPNVAAVNHTVGGGELYYRPDGGFQQQPDAHYGYNPGNIHHHPNSYSTENPEGDFSSNQEGIYSGRAADIRQIPNVFYKERPVDIQHDPFGNQREDSPVLHQGSSFSLNAAGYDQSLKCLQSTIGSASEGSPETGSSSTYKGTIEELDDFCREKKVTDAVKVLALLEENVVMVDLPRYLKLMQACDSDKFLEEARQVHNCISRRFVNVEVGVHNKILDMYFRCGSSTDAFQLFDNMPQRNLTTWDTMIMGLANNGLGEDAIDLFTQFKQKGLKPDGGLFVSIFSACGSLGAVDEGLLHFESMKKDFSIVPSMEHYVSIVDMLGRTGYLDEALEFIEQMPVEPSVDVWETLMTLSRLNGNLELGDQCAQIVERLDPSRLNEQSRKGLLLVKDSDLAKEKEKKKTLEIRSRVHEYRAGDTSHPENDKIYAQLRCLQRQMKEAGYVPDTRFVLHDVDPESKEEALLAHSERLALSYGLMTTPARTNIRIMKNLRVCGDCHNALKIISKLVGRLIIARDAKRFHHFEKGVCSCKDYW; encoded by the coding sequence ATGTACAAGAAGAAGGCGTCCGTTCTTACCATCCGTTCACTCTCCGTTCTCTTCAAGGTCAGTTCCCGCTCACATCCCCCTTTTCCCCCTCTTTTCCCCTCCTTCCCTTTTGGGACTTCTTACGAGAACCTCGCGCGTGTCACAAAGGCGCCGCCTTTGATCTGGCAGTGGCGGTGGCTAAGCACAGCCGCGCAACGAAACGACTTCCCGCCTGACTCTCATGACGGTCGTGAGGCTACCGGTGAGCCTTGCTCCAATCTTGGTCGGTCTTCCCCCTCTGGTCGCTATCAGAGTTCCAACTGGTGCCACGGAGGAGAGCCGGGAGGAGTTCGGCTGCAAAATCCAGAGTGGTTGAAGGTGCAGAATGGAAATGGTTTCTCCGGGGTGGTCGAGCATCAAAGGTCGAATCTTGGGGATACTTGTGGCGGAAAACCATACGGTTCTTACAGGGACAACCAGATGACTGGAAATGGTAGTGATAGATCAGTTGCTTGTGGCAGTGAATGGAGAACCAATGGAGAATCGTTTCACAACCCCAATAGTCCCTCCCAGGGGAACTATTCTGGAGCTTTTGATCATAATTCAAATGATTTCAGTAGACACCACACAGTCGGCAGCAGCAAACCATGTCGAAGTTGGAATAGCCAGATTAGGAATGGGGAATTCTGCCAAAATCCTAATAGTCATAATGGAAAGGTCCATCAAGAGGATCTTTTCCAGAGTCCAAACATTGCTAGTGACTACAAGCCTGTAGTAAATGCTGAATCATATCAAAATGTGAATGACTGGAGTAGAAGTGGGAAATTTTATCAGGACCCTAATCGACAGTATGATGGGAACTGTCAAGTGACCTTTGGAAATAATTTAAATGTTGCTACAGGACACCATATGATGGGAAATGGTAAACCATATGCAATTGAGGATGATAGGAATACGAAGAGAGAGCCTCATCAAAATTTTAATGACCAGTACAGAGGGAATTATCAAGGTGGTTTTGGGCAAAACCCAAATGTTGCTGCTGTTAATCACACAGTTggaggtggtgagctatattacaGACCAGACGGAGGATTTCAGCAGCAGCCTGATGCACATTATGGATATAATCCAGGGAATATTCATCATCATCCCAATTCTTATAGTACAGAGAATCCAGAAGGTGATTTTTCAAGTAACCAAGAAGGAATTTATTCAGGTAGAGCAGCAGATATTCGTCAGATACCTAATGTTTTTTATAAGGAAAGGCCAGTCGACATTCAGCATGACCCATTTGGAAATCAAAGAGAGGATTCTCCAGTGCTTCATCAAGgttcttctttctctctgaatGCTGCAGGATATGATCAATCATTAAAATGTTTGCAATCTACTATTGGATCAGCTTCTGAAGGATCTCCTGAAACTGGTAGTTCTAGTACATACAAGGGTACAATTGAAGAGCTGGATGATTTTTGCAGAGAGAAAAAAGTAACAGATGCTGTGAAAGTGCTGGCTTTGCTTGAGGAGAATGTTGTTATGGTGGATCTCCCAAGGTACTTAAAGTTGATGCAAGCATGTGATAGTGATAAGTTTCTTGAAGAAGCAAGACAAGTACATAATTGCATTTCACGAAGATTTGTCAATGTTGAGGTTGGAGTTCATAACAAGATTTTGGATATGTACTTCAGATGTGGTTCGTCAACCGATGCTTTCCAGCTTTTTGATAATATGCCCCAGAGGAATTTGACAACATGGGATACTATGATAATGGGTCTTGCAAATAACGGGCTTGGAGAGGATGCAATCGATCTGTTCACTCAGTTTAAACAGAAGGGATTGAAGCCAGATGGAGGTTTGTTCGTCTCCATTTTTTCTGCTTGTGGTTCTTTAGGAGCTGTTGATGAGGGGTTGTTGCACTTCGAATCAATGAAGAAGGACTTCAGCATTGTTCCTAGCATGGAACATTATGTTAGCATTGTAGATATGCTTGGAAGAACTGGATATTTGGATGAAGCTCTTGAATTCATTGAGCAGATGCCTGTTGAGCCAAGTGTTGATGTTTGGGAAACATTAATGACTCTTTCTAGACTTAATGGAAATTTGGAGCTTGGGGACCAATGTGCGCAGATTGTTGAGCGCTTAGATCCATCTAGGCTAAATGAACAGTCTCGTAAGGGTCTTCTGCTTGTTAAAGATTCAGACTTggcaaaagagaaagaaaagaaaaagactcTTGAAATTAGGAGCAGGGTTCATGAATACAGGGCAGGAGACACATCTCATCCTGAAAATGACAAGATTTACGCACAGCTAaggtgtttgcaacgtcaaatgaAAGAGGCTGGATATGTACCAGATACACGATTTGTTCTGCATGATGTTGATCCAGAATCCAAGGAGGAAGCTTTGCTCGCTCACAGTGAGAGACTGGCTCTTTCTTATGGCCTTATGACTACCCCAGCTCGGACAAATATtaggatcatgaaaaatcttcgtGTTTGTGGAGATTGCCATAATGCTCTGAAGATCATATCAAAACTCGTTGGCCGTCTAATCATTGCACGAGATGCTAAGAGATTTCATCATTTTGAGAAAGGAGTCTGCTCTTGCAAAGATTATTGGTGA
- the LOC135642351 gene encoding tubulin alpha chain-like — protein MRECISIHIGQAGIQVGNACWELYCLEHGIQPDGQMPGGKTVGGGDDAFNTFFSETGAGKHVPRAVFVDLEPTVIDEVRTGSYRQLFHPEQLISGKEDAANNFARGHYTIGKEIVDLCLDRIRKLADNCTGLQGFLVFHAVGGGTGSGLGSLLLERLSVDYGKKSKLGFTVYPSPQVSTSVVEPYNSVLSTHSLLEHTDVAVLLDNEAIYDICRRSLDIERPTYTNLNRLVSQVISSLTASLRFDGALNVDVTEFQTNLVPYPRIHFMLSSYAPVISAEKAYHEQLSVAEITNSAFEPSSMMAKCDPRHGKYMACCLMYRGDVVPKDVNAAVATIKTKRTIQFVDWCPTGFKCGINYQPPTVVPGGDLAKVQRAVCMISNSTSVADVFSRIDHKFDLMYAKRAFVHWYVGEGMEEGEFSEAREDLAALEKDYEEVGAESAEGEEYDEADEY, from the exons ATGAGAGAGTGCATCTCCATCCACATCGGCCAGGCCGGTATCCAGGTCGGCAACGCCTGCTGGGAGCTCTACTGCCTGGAGCACGGCATTCAG CCGGATGGCCAGATGCCGGGCGGCAAGACGGTTGGCGGAGGAGACGATGCCTTCAACACCTTCTTCAGCGAGACCGGGGCCGGGAAGCATGTCCCCCGCGCCGTGTTCGTCGACCTCGAACCCACCGTGATCGATGAGGTCCGCACTGGCTCCTACCGCCAGCTCTTCCACCCTGAGCAGCTCATCAGCGGAAAGGAGGACGCGGCCAACAACTTCGCCCGCGGCCACTACACCA TTGGGAAGGAGATCGTGGATCTGTGCTTGGACCGCATCCGGAAGCTGGCAGACAACTGTACCGGCCTCCAGGGCTTCTTGGTCTTCCATGCGGTTGGTGGCGGCACAGGGTCTGGACTGGGATCCCTGCTTCTCGAGCGGCTCTCGGTCGATTACGGCAAGAAGTCGAAGCTGGGATTCACCGTCTATCCTTCGCCTCAGGTTTCCACTTCTGTCGTCGAGCCCTACAACAGCGTCCTCTCAACTCACTCCCTCCTTGAGCACACTGATGTCGCAGTGCTCCTCGACAACGAGGCGATCTATGACATCTGCCGCCGCTCTCTTGACATCGAGCGCCCCACCTACACCAATCTCAATCGCCTCGTCTCTCAG GTGATCTCGTCTTTGACGGCTTCGCTGCGCTTCGACGGAGCGCTTAACGTGGACGTGACGGAGTTCCAGACGAACCTGGTGCCGTACCCGAGGATCCACTTCATGCTGTCGTCCTACGCGCCGGTAATATCGGCGGAGAAGGCCTACCACGAGCAGCTGTCGGTGGCGGAGATCACGAACAGCGCATTCGAGCCGTCGTCGATGATGGCCAAGTGCGACCCGCGGCACGGCAAGTACATGGCCTGTTGCCTCATGTACCGGGGTGACGTAGTCCCCAAGGACGTGAACGCGGCGGTGGCCACCATCAAGACGAAGCGCACCATCCAATTCGTGGACTGGTGCCCCACGGGGTTCAAGTGCGGCATCAACTACCAGCCGCCGACGGTGGTGCCGGGCGGGGACCTGGCCAAGGTGCAGCGAGCCGTGTGCATGATCTCCAACTCCACCAGCGTGGCGGATGTGTTCTCGAGAATCGACCACAAGTTCGACCTGATGTACGCCAAGAGAGCGTTCGTGCACTGGTACGTGGGGGAGGGGATGGAGGAGGGGGAGTTCTCGGAGGCAAGGGAGGACCTGGCGGCGCTGGAGAAGGACTACGAGGAGGTGGGGGCGGAGTCGGCAGAAGGTGAGGAATACGACGAGGCAGACGAGTATTAG